From Sphaeramia orbicularis chromosome 21, fSphaOr1.1, whole genome shotgun sequence:
TGAGGATAAAAAATAGAAATGACAGAAATAGGAATCATGATTCTTTTTGCAGACATATTATTTTCGGTACTGAAAACAGGAATAAACAGAGGCTGACATACAGTAATCAAACGACAAAAAAAGTGTGCAAAATGGGAGTTGGAACTGAACCTTTAACTTCCTTAACGGGCTCAATTCTGTGATTATGTCAAGGTAATAAACATAATGTACACACAGATACGAGCTATGGATGTACCATGTGGCTATTAGAGGACACTAATGAAACACAGTATACATATAGAGTATTCATATGCTGCACTTATATATGACATATATACACTTAAAAGTTTCATTAGTGCCTAACTAATAGCTATGCAGTACATCATCTCAAGCAGAGCTCATGTCATCTGTCACCAGGAACATTATAATTCCTGCTGCTTGTCACACAGCACTACAAGATTTCAGTTTATTCAAACAAATTTTCCAAGTAACTGTCATTTTGTGCCATTGACATTTTTAACAGAAATTTTTCAGTGGCCTCAACAAATAACTTAATCACTGTAGAAGCTATAGATGAAGCACACTGCATCTGTGGAACATGTATTTAGATCCAAATGGAAATGAAATTAATTTCACTGTTGaaagtaattttaatttttattaactcCTCATTCTTACACAGgagaaaaatcatttaaaaatgtgtatgaatgtatatatatgtatcaatatatacatttacatatcAGCAGCTTTTAACTTTGCATTTAAAACGTGCAATTAATAACTGtgaaataaatggaaataatgTATCTTAAATCGCACTTGTATAGTACAGTACTTGGGTAAATGTTTACTTACTATACGTTTTACCAGCGCATTTAATGCACAGATCCAAAGATAAGAATTCACACCGATACCAAGGGGTGTGCACAACATCATTGTAAATGTACACAACAGCGCGACAGTCAGATGTGAAATTTCAAGTCAAATTGATTATTTGACATGAAATTTAATTTTCTCAACAACCTATTTTGCTGCTCCATCACAAATGGCATGACTACATGAATTTAGTTATAAATTATACACAGACTGATTTAATATTCAGAGCTGCTGCTGGATGTTATTGAATCATTTGATCAAGTGCTATCAGTGTGCTGTACACCTTTGTTCTCCCCCGTCCACACATACTGAATAACAGCATCCATACAGAGGGCACCAAACAACTCCTACAGCTCAAAAACATGCATTCTGTGTTCAACACATTCACTCTGTGTGCAccaaacagcaaaataaaaaaagatgcatggttgtaaaaaaaaaaaaaaaaaaaaaaaaaagtaaaaaacaaacaaatggtgTGATCTGAGGTATTTTATAAGACAACTCATAagaaataaatgttaaaacagCAGCAGCCCCATGATTTGAACGTTGACATTTAGTGAACATTTACTTTGATAAAGGATTTTCAGTGAATGTGagataacaaaacataaaagcatcacatccacagaagcctatttaaccagataaagccAACCCTCTTTAATTTTCATCTATTGCCAGACTAGTTGGATTTGAGCAACTGGAAACTATTGGGCAGATGAAGTgacaggcatgtttttttttgtactttgaaGCTTGTCTTTGTCCAGTGGCACTCTGGTGGCATTAGAGATCTCTCACAACCCACAGTGCAGTTGCCGTCAGCTCTACAAACATGTAAAAGCAGCTACTGTGACGGGGAGGGGCATGAGAACTGAATGCTGATCATCTCATTCACAGTCAAGCCACACACCAGCCACACTGACACATTTCATCAACGGCACTATTTACCAACTTTATCTCTGCATCCCATTTCTTGAAAAATGAATAACACCCAATGTATGTTTTGTTATCTCAGAGAGCTTCAGCATCTGTTAACATTTCTTAGAGAACATAATGTTTTACCAAAAGCATGGGGAGGACCATGGACTGTATAAAGAAGAACAAGTTAGTTATGAAGGATACCTATTTTTGTAACTGCGTAACTGGTTTTGCGTGTACACAATATGCAGTCTTTGGGACAATCTTCTGCACTTGAGAAATAATATAATGACTTTAATGAAAATATAACAGTTGGTTTTAAAAATAGATGCTGCATGCattcatttttgtctttaaagAGGATTTCATTGTCTTCAAATAAATAGATACATTGTGATCTTCAGTTACTTTGGCTTACACTCTATCTTTTGGACCTCATCCTCCCAAGTTgttaaaataatgtgaacataTGACATGCAACCATCAGTTCTTCTACAACTACATTTTTCAAGTGGAATATGTTTTCTACCAGTAAAGACAATGACTGACATTCATCAATTTCGCAGTGAATGTGAAAATTAATATTAATGCAGTCTATGGCAGCttcttttgatgtttttttttttctttccctttttttttcatctcaatTGTATTTTCAACACATGATGGAGAACCGAGGCAGAAATTAACtgacaaaaatatacaaacagcTTTTTAAAGATTTAAGACACCAAAGGGCACTCCAAGGCAGAGCTGCTGTGAGAGGAGTCACAGACTTGGCAGTTTTCATGACCATAAAGAAAAAGCAGAGCACTCTGATCACACTGAAGCTGACAAACAGATAGATGCAGGGGACAGATTAATGGTGAGACACAAAGAGAGACATCTGTGAGAGAGAGAGTCAAAGTAAAGGTTTAAACTAGTCTGTAAGGGTTTTCCATCGGCATCTCTCTCTTATCTGCTCTCTTTTCAGACCTCACCAACGGGCCACTTGGCTTGTGTAGTCCTCCGTGGTAGTGGGAAAGTCAGCTTCAGTCCCCTTGTCAAAGccccttcctcctctgtttccaccTGCTCTGCGTTTTGGAGGCCAAGGCCAGCTCTGCTCTCTTTGCTCCCGGAGCCAACGCCTCTCCTCACGCCTCTTCAAGCGCACCTCCTGGTGTTCCCTCTGACGGGTGAACTGGAACCGCTGGAGGAACAGGTCTTTTGCATACTCGTACAACTGCACGTCCAGGAAGTTGAGCTCTTCAATGCGTCTGCGCACGGGCTCGCTCAGGTCCACATTAGCCGCGCGCGTGCTGTTGATCTGCGTAAAAGCGGCGATAAAACGCAGGCTGAACGTCCGCTCGAACAGGTACTGGGTCTTCCGCTGGAACTCAGTCAGGCCGTAGAAAGCCATGTTCTTCAGGTTACTCATGGCGCTGCTCAGAAGGATGTGGTTGCGCTGGCTTTCATTCATAGAGGACAGGTTGTAGCAGCCCACCAGGCTCAGGTCGGCGAGCATGCGCACCTGCCGGTTATTGGCCAGGTTGGACGCGCAGTTCATGAACTCTGTCAGAGTGACGCCAGACCAGTCATCCCCACTGTAGCAGGTGGGCAGCTCATCCTGGGTGGGCGAACGTCCGTCACACATATGGAGGGCGGGTCTTCCATGTGGCTCCTCGCTGGACGTGCTTCCACTCACTCAGGTAGCGGGAGACTGGGTCGCGCAGCATGGTGATGTAGTAGAAGTTCCTGCAGCCAAAACAAACACAGTTAGAGAGCTGTGAGCGCGTCATCATCACAGAGAGCTGCCCTGCGTTGCACTGACAGATGGTGACTTTTGTCTATGCATGAAACTTCAAGGTTGAATGCTAATTGGCAAACTGAAACTCACACTAATGAGATAATTAGAGTTTCTGTAATTTTCTATATATTACCCATGAATATTCAACCCAAATCCTTGAGTCATGGCtcttaaaaaatgacaaaaaaaaaaaaaaaagtatttccatTCTCCCACCTGCCAACATGGAAAATAATTGGGAATGAAGTCATGATGGTAATTCTATGGACGTCCACAGAGTGAGTAAAACTGACCCAGCTAAATCCCAAATGTGTCACTGTCAACAAAATAATGAGGTTTCACTTTTGTGCCTGAAATGTGTTACACTTTTAACTGGGTATCCTACCCATCATTTGTCAACCAATCATAGCAAAGCTTTTTACAGGAGAAAACACATTCAACTGGCATTCTGGTGGTGAAGACCAAGTAAATGAGCAATATTTTTATATACACACCACTGCTTTTACCCTGAGAGAGTGAATATGTCCTCAGTCATTTTTAAAGGACAGccactcagcatgaaagacaaaTGAAGTGGCTTAACATTGATTAATCAGTTTTCTGTAGTGTCAACAACAATGAAGGTCTTTGGTTAATAAAGTAGAGCTACCACTCTCTTTCTTCCCCTAAATAAATAGCAGTAATACCACTGGGCTTAGCGAGTAATAGCATCGCATGCTTTCAGCTCTATATGCCCAGTTCAAATCATATCTGATTGCAAggctgaaatatatatatatatatatatatatatatatatatatatatatatatatatatatatatatatgtatatatatatatatatatatatatatatatatatatatatatatatatatatatatatatatatatatatatatatatatgtgtgtgtgtgtgtgtgtgtgtgtgtgtgtatatattactTGACAGGCTGTTAAAAGAAAGTTATATCTGCTCCTCAGGCTCAGGCTGACGACCTCCAAGGACCAAGGAGATCCACTCAACTGAACTCCTGTTATGTCAAAACTCATTCTAACGCAGAACAAGGATTGGACAGGTGTAGCCCCAGTAAACCTCTCCTAAGGAAATGCCTTGTGAATATTTAATAATGCAACACCCCAGAGAACAGTCTGGGCAAATAAAGCAGAGTATGGGCCTGAGATTTCACGCAGGTTCACAACAGGAATCTGCACAGTCTCACCTAGAAATGGAAGGGGGAGGATGACATGTACAGCATGGGCACAAACAGTCCTTCGTGCCTGTTATTGTGCCTCGCTTGCTAGGAAGTAATGCAGACAATAGAGTAAACTATTCTAAACTTGTTCTTCCAATAGAATATTTATCCACAGCTGTCATCCTATTTATATTTGAGgactattattttgttttgtatcaCATATTGTCTGTTCTCAACTGATTTTCAACTTTTGACCCAATGATGCTTCAGGAGGGGTTACGATGTACTGAAATTCATGGTTATGGAACAATATAAACTTGTTACAACAGTTCAGTCAAGCCACAAATATAAAACTCATAGTGGTTCCACAGGAAAACTATGACGATTGCCACCAGAGTCATTATAAATTCTCCTAGAAAGCAAACATTTTATGCAAAGACATTGCACATGATAAATAAAAACCTTTACCTGTGACAACTGAAAACACCATCAGGATTAATCTGCTCTTTTCTACTGTTATCATATTTCATCCGACAGTTGGTCAAATGAGACTTTCTAATGCATTACATTTGTTTCTAGGACACCGTAATGAGTACTTTGGCTGATTTCTGATATTTGATTGTCTTAATTATACTTTAAGTtggtaaattgaaaaaaaaaaaaaaaacagtaatgagGGGTTATTAGTCTGTTGCAATCTTTCCTGAAATGAAACCTCTTCAAATGCATCACTTTTAAATCACCATGATAATCACCTCCACTTAGAACGACGCAAATGTGGAGCAAATGCTTTGATTTTAATTACATCTTATTTTACACCTATTTTGTCAGGAAATAACAGGCCGCCAAGTATCACCTAGCAGTTAACAGCAGATGGTATTTGCATGAAAAGTTTGTTGAAATGTAAATAGCAAACCTgccttgtgcaaaaaaaaaaaaagcgtaggTAAAAcaaagcggaaaaaaaaaaaaatcacctcctTGTATGTGAGTTTAATTTCTAGCCTCAAATACTGATTTAGTTAAGGGATGAAACATAAACATAGCTGGTATCAAGTCAATAATGTGTGATAAAATGACACTGCCAGGATGTGTTTAAACAATGTAATTTGactacaggaaaaaaaagttgCTAAAAATACATCTTAGGTTTGTTTAACAGTGCCATAGAAATGCCACCACTGACAGTGTTAGCCAATGTGAGACAGGCCAGAAGCTGTGATTAGAGGCCTGGTGGCAGCAGCTGCATCCTGGCACTTGCTACTGGAGTTGGCTGGCTGCAGATACATCCTCATTAGACTTTCTCTGGGACCTAAAGACATGCAGCAAGTGTTGTTTGAGTGCACTCAACAGCCCAAAGGTCAGTTGTGTGCACCATCAGTGTCAAAATGCATCAGGATCAACGGGTCTACAGAACTGTCTGAAGGAGCCTTTTCCTGAGTGATACAGATGGGTGTGGAGGCAAGGGGAGGGTAAGATAACATGCTTCTATAGCCTCCGGTCTGTGTTATCATCTATATCACCCCTTCGGTCGTTTTATACTCGAAAGCTCCATAAAAAGTTCACAGCGTGATACTTTCCAGTAGATGATTGTTATTGTAAAAGCATATTAATGACCTCAGGAGGCAGCTTtaataagacattttaataaTGTACCATCTCGTATGTCAACATTGTGACAGAGTAACATCCTTTTGCCAAAATCTCGCAGCCCGTTTTAGCTTGCTAAAGCCGAGACCCCTGCTGAACTCTTGTTAATCATAGATCAATAATGGATAGGGGGCGTATTGCAACTCATTCCAGCCCAGAATACTCATCTCTAAAGCAGCAGCTCCAGCAGCACGACTTCACTGGAGCACAAACTAAATAGGGCCATTAAAAGGAAATGGAATAGGAATTTAAAAGTACAGATAAAAATGGAAACTTAAGCAAGGAATGATGAGTGAAGCAGAGAGAGGAGCCACTGCAgacaacagataaaactgaagttcaATGCAGTTTACACAGATGTAGTTAATGGATATGAAGAAAGACTGATAAATACAGCATGCATGAAAGCCATGCTTAAATGATACATTTGTATATTATCTTACAGTAGTCTGCGATAATGGCCAGGAAACAGAACATGATAGTCATTAAACCGACTGTTTAGAACTGGAGTGCCTTTCATCAAATTCAAGCTCCTTTTCATGACAAAAATATTAAGATATTTTGAGAAAACTGTACCAAATGACAATGAGTAGTGACATTATAATAAGCTTTCAAACGCTAACAAAAGAAGATGTTGTACTTCACTTTTTATCCTCTGCCAATGCCGGTGCAACAGACAACTGGCTTTTAATTGTCCATAATTAGCCTCACTGACACGATTTCAGCTTGCTGCCTCTCCTTGATTACAGGCTGCTAAAAGGGACATTGTACTTTCAGCCTGCGCACATGGTGTTTGGGAGTCGATGAACTGCATTCACTCATGAAgacatttgtgtgtgtgggagTTGGATATTGTTACAGGTGCTTCAGGGTGGTCCAGACAatggggaaaaacaaaacaatctatcTCTGTGAGATGGGCAGAAAGTTGTTCAGAGCAAAGGCTAACACAGTGAGCAGTAAATAAGTAAAGACAGACCATGTCCCAGCACAACAGGGGGACTGACTGATGTTTCTGGGATACAGGGATTTGAAGCAGTTGCTTTTGCTTTTTGTTATTTCTAACTCTTTTTTTATGCAGACTTCTGTGACAAATCCTCACAATGTACTGGCCTTGATCTCCGCTTTTGTCCTCTAAAGTCCATATGGATAAagcaaaacatttaaaacatctgTTAGCGTCCATTCTCTAGATATATTTTCCTTCTGTCAGAATGAGAAGTATTTGGCAGGGCTTCCTGGATGATGTTAAAGCTTACACTCAGTAGTTTCATACTTGGCTCAGTGCTTTGGATTATTGCACCTTCACAAATGCTGAAAAATAGCTCTTGATTAAAACATCGACTACAtctacatgcacaaaatattcattCAACTCTGAAAAAGACCAAATTCCTAATAAGCTGTTTATGTGGCTAATGAGAATGAATATTCCATTCCATACTCCCTTTCACATGCTGCTGTGTATACCCTGATTAAAAATAGTTGTTTTTCAAAGTTCCCAGTGTCCATCTTTTGTTTCTTCAAATACCGTCTTGCAAAGGTCAGCTTTTCAATATCCAAAAACATGTTGATATtatactgtttaatacttgttgtgtttttcattctgagaggaaatgtggacttttctttgTGGAAATTTATCTTTACCACTGCTGAATGTGAGCTGTGTTTTTACCTGTGATAAAATGTGCAAATCAGATTAATTTTCCAATTGCATTATATAtatgtccaaagaatcctcataagattggaataatatcagcttATTCTACATGTCTTTAACCTTAAAGTCCTAAAACTGTTTTTGTGGCAAAGCCGgaaaatggatttttctccacaTCAAGCCTTTCCTAAATGACTCAATTATGGATTTTTCAATAAACTGCAATTATTTTCCTATACTTGAATTACCAACCAGggagattttcataaaagctcagcgtaaattcaaagAAAACCGAAGCAAAAGTGACAttattttgcaaaatatatcaataagtaAATGTACAAGCCCGTGTCTATTTGTAaccacatgggttttattggtgattcAATTTTGCAGGGCATGGtgatgttttcatgttcactacagaaccagtgaacatccaaataggtcacatCTGTTCCCACTGAATAGttggaaaaactgtattttaccaaaTTATCTAAATGTATTAGTGGGATAAAAGGTTctaaagttatttaacattttagatcagtagatgcttttggtgcatagaaaatcaattaagaaaggccTCTTTTAGAATATCTCATCGGATGATACTATTAACTCAGCATGTCAAATTCAGAATACTCTCATAtacataataatagtaatataataGTAGATATATCGCTATGGTTTAATGAAGGAGTGTTAGTGATATCTCACCACAGCTGTACCCAACATGCAATGTTGCTTTTATCACTACGGCGTGTACTTTTTTGGTTAAGTTTAACAGAAAAAAAGGGTGAgagtgtgagaaaaaaaaaagagtgtggaATAACATGGGCTGATCCAGATTAGAGACGTTGCAATTACATGGACCAGTAGGCCATTGTGACACCCTCAGGCTCTCTGGGATTGAACATTTAACACAGTACAGATGctgaaaatgtatgtaattttttattatgtatttgttaGAATTCAAAATCTTAATGATGAATTGAAAAGCTGCTTTGTGCAACACTCTTTGCTTTTGTAGGACTAGTATTTTTCTCAGTCCGCAGGGTATCTAGCAGATCAAGAACAAAATTACTCCTTGAGATGTTTTTGTTAAAGTATGACATTTGACATCAAAATATTTGACAgctaaaagttatttaaaaatagaATGGATTTggaaacaatggaaaaaaaacagcagtgctttaaaaaaacaaaaaaaaaaaaagtaaaaaatcacTGAATTACAACCACCAGTTTCATCATGCTGAAGAAAATCCACCAGTTGTTGCAGCCAAATGTTTCTAGGAGCAGTCTCATGAAAACAGTACAGTGTACAATATCCCATGTGAACGGGCCAGTCCTGTAATTTTGCACCTCACTTGACTCCTGCCCTTTTCTCCACTCTGCCTCTCGTCCATGTCCTACagacattagtgttccctctggaTCCATAACCTTTTCTTAAAGGTTGTCACATTAATCACGCTGCTGATTTCACTCCTCAATCTCCCAGTGTTATCTCCTGTGTTTATCCCTTGCCATGCTGTGCATTGTCTCTCTTCACTGCCCTCTACTTCAGGCGCTGCATATAACAAGCatccctcctcttcttcacctCGATGTTTTTTTCTGTGGAACATCatattcaggtaaaaaaaaaaaaaaaaaaggtttgagtTCCACCATTTCAGGCTTTAATAGTTTTGTAATTTAAGATCTGAATTCAAAGGAGGAACATATTGCAAGTTGTTAATGAGGAGATTAGTTTCTATTAAAAACTGAGTGGCTTTCTTTCCGCAACACTGCATATTACTACACATTTTCTGACACAAACAGGCTAAAGGTCCCAATAGAAGATATGGTATCTGGTTGTGCAGACCTCAAGCCCCAGGACATGatgtgaacaggacatctgatgAGAGCTCATGTCAGTTCCCTGCAGGACAATGTGGCTAAGGTAGTGGTGCAGTCCTCAGGTGAAGTACCTCAGCTTTCACTGACAGTTCACCCTATGGAGAAGTGGTAAATGGATTTCCACTCAAAGTGTTCTTCATTTAAGAGGAGGATTCAAAGCTTGTGTATGTGGTTTAAAGGACAGACAAGGGCGGAATTTTAGATATAAGTTACAATCCTGAGGAGGAAATAATCAGAACAATacagaaaatgcaaattaaaaaagaaTGGAGTGATACACAAgcttcaaatt
This genomic window contains:
- the hs6st3b gene encoding LOW QUALITY PROTEIN: heparan-sulfate 6-O-sulfotransferase 3-B (The sequence of the model RefSeq protein was modified relative to this genomic sequence to represent the inferred CDS: deleted 1 base in 1 codon), which gives rise to MDDRSSKLILVPILAVLFVMIGYQYICPAGSNSCHFKTGEKLRGVSLLSTPYQDNDDFYRDQDLEDDSPPKLPSKFNFTERDLDRHVEFNMKGDDVIVFLHIQKTGGTTFGRHLVRNIRLEQPCDCKPGQKKCTCHRPGKEESWLFSRFSTGWSCGLHADWTELTNCVPVIMDKKEAQRNKRNFYYITMLRDPVSRYLSEWKHVQRGATWKTALHMCDGRSPTQDELPTCYSGDDWSGVTLTEFMNCASNLANNRQVRMLADLSLVGCYNLSSMNESQRNHILLSSAMSNLKNMAFYGLTEFQRKTQYLFERTFSLRFIAAFTQINSTRAANVDLSEPVRRRIEELNFLDVQLYEYAKDLFLQRFQFTRQREHQEVRLKRREERRWLREQREQSWPWPPKRRAGGNRGGRGFDKGTEADFPTTTEDYTSQVARW